The following coding sequences are from one Marinifilum sp. JC120 window:
- the phoU gene encoding phosphate signaling complex protein PhoU, producing the protein MEQRAHFIRKMDDLKVQVLRMSSMAETAMHNSVKALAGCNAELAEEVIMNDIKINELECELDEHNLSLLALDQPMAKDLRFIVGSMRITSNLERVGDQAVNLAHRAVFLSTRPPLPFNQQLDQMGTIAAGMISKAVKAFADEDHELAAEVCCMDNHADALSVRILKGLIENMVSETRIVERGVHLIMAANHLERIADQATNIAESVIFITQGVNIKHQCMG; encoded by the coding sequence ATGGAGCAGCGTGCTCATTTTATAAGAAAAATGGACGACCTGAAGGTTCAGGTCCTGAGAATGTCCAGTATGGCTGAAACAGCCATGCACAATTCAGTGAAAGCTTTGGCTGGATGCAATGCCGAGCTTGCCGAAGAAGTCATTATGAACGACATCAAGATAAACGAACTTGAATGTGAACTTGATGAACATAACTTAAGTCTCTTGGCCCTTGATCAGCCCATGGCAAAGGACCTGCGCTTTATCGTTGGTTCTATGCGTATTACCAGCAACCTTGAGCGTGTTGGCGATCAGGCGGTCAACCTTGCCCACCGGGCAGTTTTTTTGAGTACCCGGCCACCGCTGCCGTTTAACCAGCAGCTGGACCAAATGGGAACCATTGCCGCTGGTATGATCAGCAAAGCGGTTAAGGCTTTTGCTGACGAGGATCATGAGCTTGCGGCAGAAGTTTGCTGCATGGATAACCATGCAGATGCCCTCAGTGTAAGGATTCTTAAGGGGCTTATTGAGAATATGGTTTCCGAAACCAGAATCGTGGAACGTGGGGTGCACTTGATTATGGCTGCCAACCATCTTGAGCGTATCGCCGATCAGGCTACTAATATTGCTGAATCAGTTATCTTTATCACTCAGGGAGTGAATATTAAACATCAATGCATGGGATGA
- a CDS encoding phosphate ABC transporter ATP-binding protein, with product MGQAVKITSRNLDFYYGDFKALEDICMDFEENRVTALIGPSGCGKSTFLRCLNRMNDLIPGTRVDGDLALDEEDIYAQGLDVVTLRRRIGMVFQKPNPFPKSIFENVAYGLRVNGITDKEFVARKVEESLKGGALWDEVKDRLHSSALGLSGGQQQRLCIARALAVEPEVLLMDEPASALDPIATQKIEDLIHELKKNFTIIIVTHSMQQAARVSDQTAFFYMGRLIETGKTETMFTKPKNKQTEDYITGRFG from the coding sequence ATGGGGCAAGCTGTTAAAATTACTTCAAGAAATCTTGATTTTTATTATGGCGACTTCAAGGCTCTTGAAGATATTTGCATGGATTTTGAGGAAAACAGGGTCACCGCGCTTATCGGACCTTCCGGTTGTGGGAAAAGTACTTTTTTGCGCTGCCTAAACAGAATGAATGACCTTATTCCCGGAACCCGTGTTGACGGTGACCTCGCTCTTGACGAGGAAGATATTTATGCGCAGGGGCTTGATGTCGTTACTCTGAGAAGGCGTATCGGTATGGTTTTTCAAAAGCCCAACCCCTTTCCCAAATCCATATTTGAGAATGTTGCTTATGGTTTGCGCGTAAACGGCATTACAGACAAGGAATTTGTCGCCCGCAAAGTTGAGGAGAGTCTCAAAGGTGGTGCTCTCTGGGATGAGGTGAAGGATCGGCTGCATTCTTCCGCACTAGGGCTTTCCGGCGGTCAGCAACAAAGACTCTGCATTGCCCGCGCCCTTGCTGTTGAACCTGAAGTTTTGCTCATGGATGAACCGGCTTCCGCGCTTGACCCCATTGCCACCCAGAAAATTGAAGACCTTATTCACGAACTTAAAAAGAATTTCACCATCATTATTGTGACTCATTCCATGCAGCAGGCTGCACGTGTGTCCGATCAGACCGCTTTTTTCTACATGGGCCGCCTTATTGAAACCGGTAAGACCGAAACCATGTTTACCAAGCCCAAGAATAAGCAGACCGAAGATTATATCACCGGACGTTTCGGTTAA
- a CDS encoding AMIN domain-containing protein: MKIKFRPFTILLLIILLVVGANAILFHMGIFDSFLAGKEKEAVSRNGEGPVVRREISKLVLPLESAKSEVPDSAEGLNEADISAANQSDAQGAVPVVKDEESHEAEQVSAAEEPEIKSKLAPAKPAVQKTAAKPGNTAASKGVLNNVSVSCEAGKASVDVALSSSAGKISWFNLAKPRRLVVDFHGKWQNKAKSLYRVKDCPVQKIVLGEHPDKIRLVFYLAEKGIPAKIKPTVRKYAKGVVLGLDF, translated from the coding sequence ATGAAAATTAAATTTCGTCCTTTTACTATCCTGTTGCTCATAATCCTGCTGGTGGTGGGTGCTAATGCAATCCTCTTCCATATGGGGATCTTTGATTCCTTTCTGGCCGGGAAAGAGAAGGAGGCTGTCAGCCGGAATGGGGAAGGTCCGGTTGTGCGCCGCGAGATCAGTAAGCTGGTGCTCCCGCTTGAATCCGCAAAATCAGAAGTTCCTGACTCTGCTGAAGGATTGAACGAGGCGGATATCAGTGCAGCCAATCAGTCCGATGCTCAGGGGGCTGTTCCGGTTGTGAAGGATGAAGAGTCGCACGAAGCAGAACAGGTTTCTGCTGCTGAAGAACCTGAAATAAAATCTAAGCTGGCCCCAGCAAAACCCGCAGTTCAAAAAACAGCAGCAAAGCCCGGCAATACCGCTGCTTCTAAAGGCGTGCTGAATAATGTGTCCGTTTCCTGCGAAGCCGGGAAGGCTTCCGTGGACGTAGCGCTTTCTTCCTCTGCGGGGAAAATCAGCTGGTTCAACCTTGCAAAACCACGCAGGTTGGTGGTTGATTTTCACGGAAAATGGCAGAACAAGGCTAAGTCATTATACCGCGTAAAAGATTGTCCGGTGCAGAAGATTGTGCTCGGCGAACACCCTGATAAAATTCGTCTGGTTTTTTATCTTGCTGAAAAGGGCATACCCGCAAAGATTAAGCCGACCGTTCGAAAGTATGCCAAGGGAGTGGTTCTCGGTCTTGATTTTTGA
- a CDS encoding glycogen/starch/alpha-glucan phosphorylase yields the protein MPKKDIAEFLEEIGGMDVESLVNCVCRHHLSNLGRDYGRTDIFSLYQALAYTLRDRLVGNWIKTQRSYYSQRAKSVYYLSLEFLTGKSLASNTLSLGAEKEVAEVLDKFGVTLDEAESAEADAGLGNGGLGRLASCFLDSMASLGIPGYGYGIRYEYGIFKQAIENGEQVEAPDDWLHSGNPWEFCRKGFMFTVRLYGREEQYTHEDGSIRHRWADSAKVMAVPVDMLIPGYKNGNVINMRLWEAQPARRFNFDLFNSGDYIRSMEDAVRSQTISKVLYPNDRLSEGRELRLVQQYFFVSATIQDMMRRFLKLKLDFSELPNRAVVQLNETHPAIAIPELMRILIDEHMLNWDVAWRICRRTFAYTNHTVMPEALETWPLDMMRKVLPRHVSIIFEINRRFMEDVKERFPGDEDRFKRMSIIEDGEFPQVRMAWLAVVGSFIVNGVSALHGDLIKKSIFRDFVEMFPGRFTSVTNGITPRRWLRQCNQPLSELITENIGEDWVTDLSRLKELESLAENPEFQDRWYECKLKEKKRLVEYARNEYGLYLPADWMYDVHVKRIHEYKRQLLNVLHAVTLYCRLKKDPSSVAVPRLKIFAGKAAPGYFIAKRIIRLINSVGAVVNSDPAVNHKLRIAFMPNYRVSQAERIIPATDLSEQISLAGTEASGTGNMKFALNGALTIGTLDGANIEIMEEVGREHMFIFGMDADEVQVRRHNGYNPSEIASADQELSEALHYIGDGTFSEGDRDMFRPILNALFDGGDQYMVLADYRDYVDAQDRVDALWQDRRGWLRSSILNTAGSGYFSSDRAIMDYARNIWGVRPMKME from the coding sequence ATGCCTAAGAAAGATATTGCAGAATTCCTTGAAGAAATCGGTGGAATGGACGTTGAGTCTCTTGTGAATTGCGTCTGCCGTCATCATCTTTCCAATTTGGGGCGTGATTATGGGCGTACGGATATTTTTTCCCTTTATCAGGCACTTGCCTACACCTTGCGAGACCGCCTTGTAGGCAATTGGATTAAGACCCAGCGTTCATATTACAGCCAGCGGGCTAAAAGTGTTTATTATCTTTCTCTTGAATTTCTCACTGGGAAATCGTTGGCCAGCAATACCTTGAGTCTTGGGGCTGAAAAGGAGGTTGCTGAGGTTCTGGACAAATTTGGAGTGACACTTGATGAGGCCGAAAGCGCGGAAGCGGATGCCGGGCTGGGGAACGGTGGTCTGGGCAGGCTGGCTTCATGTTTTCTTGACTCCATGGCCAGTCTGGGGATTCCCGGTTATGGTTATGGAATCAGGTATGAATACGGAATTTTTAAGCAGGCCATTGAAAACGGAGAGCAGGTTGAAGCCCCGGACGATTGGCTGCACAGCGGAAATCCGTGGGAATTCTGCCGCAAGGGATTTATGTTCACTGTTCGTCTTTACGGACGTGAAGAGCAGTACACTCATGAGGACGGTTCCATACGTCACCGCTGGGCGGACAGTGCAAAAGTAATGGCCGTGCCCGTGGATATGCTTATTCCCGGTTACAAAAACGGTAATGTCATCAATATGCGTCTTTGGGAGGCCCAGCCCGCAAGGCGGTTCAACTTCGACTTGTTCAACAGTGGTGACTATATCCGTTCCATGGAAGATGCCGTCCGTTCCCAGACCATTTCCAAAGTTCTTTATCCCAATGACAGGCTTAGTGAAGGGCGTGAACTGCGCCTTGTGCAGCAGTACTTTTTTGTTTCAGCCACCATTCAGGATATGATGCGCCGTTTCCTGAAATTGAAACTTGATTTTTCTGAATTACCCAACCGCGCTGTGGTCCAGCTTAATGAGACACATCCGGCCATCGCTATCCCGGAGTTAATGCGTATCCTCATCGACGAACATATGCTCAACTGGGACGTGGCCTGGCGTATCTGCCGCCGGACATTTGCCTATACGAACCATACGGTCATGCCCGAAGCCCTTGAAACATGGCCGCTGGATATGATGCGCAAGGTGTTACCCCGCCATGTTTCCATTATTTTTGAGATTAATCGTCGTTTCATGGAAGATGTGAAGGAGCGATTCCCCGGCGACGAAGATAGATTTAAACGTATGTCCATCATCGAGGATGGCGAATTTCCACAGGTACGCATGGCTTGGTTGGCTGTGGTGGGCAGTTTTATTGTGAACGGGGTTTCCGCACTGCATGGCGACTTGATCAAGAAAAGTATTTTTCGGGATTTTGTGGAAATGTTTCCGGGCCGCTTTACCTCGGTTACCAACGGGATTACCCCGCGCAGATGGCTGCGCCAGTGCAATCAGCCTTTATCTGAGCTCATTACTGAAAATATCGGTGAGGATTGGGTTACCGACCTTTCCCGGCTCAAAGAATTGGAGTCGCTGGCTGAGAACCCGGAGTTTCAGGATCGCTGGTACGAGTGCAAACTAAAGGAAAAAAAACGGCTGGTGGAGTATGCGCGCAATGAATATGGACTCTATCTGCCTGCGGACTGGATGTACGATGTGCATGTTAAACGCATTCATGAGTACAAGCGGCAATTGCTCAACGTGCTGCATGCGGTCACCCTCTACTGCCGTTTGAAAAAGGACCCAAGCAGTGTGGCTGTGCCAAGGCTGAAGATCTTCGCTGGCAAGGCTGCTCCCGGATATTTTATTGCCAAGCGTATTATCAGGTTGATCAACTCCGTGGGCGCGGTGGTTAATTCAGATCCCGCTGTGAATCACAAGCTGCGCATAGCCTTCATGCCGAATTACCGGGTCTCACAGGCGGAGCGGATCATTCCGGCCACCGACCTTTCAGAACAGATTTCCCTTGCCGGGACCGAAGCTTCGGGGACCGGGAATATGAAGTTCGCCCTCAATGGAGCGTTGACCATAGGTACCCTTGACGGGGCCAATATCGAGATCATGGAAGAGGTAGGCCGTGAGCACATGTTTATCTTCGGTATGGATGCTGATGAAGTGCAAGTGCGCAGACACAACGGCTACAACCCATCGGAAATTGCCTCCGCGGATCAGGAATTGTCCGAAGCTTTGCATTACATTGGCGACGGAACCTTCTCTGAGGGAGACCGGGATATGTTCAGACCGATTTTGAATGCCTTGTTTGACGGTGGCGACCAGTACATGGTTCTTGCTGATTACCGCGATTATGTGGATGCGCAGGACCGGGTTGATGCATTGTGGCAGGATCGTAGAGGCTGGTTGCGCAGTTCGATACTCAACACTGCCGGGTCCGGTTATTTTTCCAGTGATCGGGCCATAATGGATTACGCCCGCAACATCTGGGGCGTGAGGCCTATGAAGATGGAATAG
- a CDS encoding transcriptional regulator: MEDHLKEALEIVKAQASVRTMTEEEITSMVQKLAAGIKKISEGMLDSGSTEPTPPVDPKKAIREKSIICLESGKSFKVLTKRHLAKYDLTPDEYREKWGYAKKTPLVCKSLQRERRKKMKEMRLWEKRKKQ, encoded by the coding sequence ATGGAAGATCATCTTAAAGAAGCTCTTGAAATAGTAAAAGCACAGGCCAGTGTAAGGACCATGACAGAAGAAGAAATAACTTCCATGGTGCAGAAACTTGCAGCCGGAATCAAAAAGATCAGTGAAGGCATGCTTGACAGTGGGTCAACTGAGCCGACTCCCCCGGTGGACCCCAAGAAAGCCATCAGAGAAAAAAGCATCATCTGCCTTGAATCCGGAAAATCATTCAAGGTTTTGACCAAAAGGCATCTGGCAAAATACGATCTCACCCCGGACGAATATCGCGAAAAATGGGGATATGCGAAAAAAACCCCGCTGGTCTGCAAATCCCTGCAACGGGAACGACGCAAAAAGATGAAAGAAATGCGCCTCTGGGAAAAGCGCAAAAAGCAATAA
- a CDS encoding flagellar motor protein MotB has translation MPPKKEKIIYIEAKAPTEPPPEEGLPPWMATFADMVTLLLCFFVLLLSFANQDVANFETLKGSMRDAFGMQTQDKSGKQMAFSKSPHSASSDKAKAKKKMEALEVDIRAFISAGKLQKLMSVNTDQQGVLVRVPTRAIFMPGTAQINPKALKMLDKVASIMKKKDFNMVVRGHTDDRATKNNIYSSNWELSAARAASCLRYILKRSGVSSKRVKAVGYAGTKPLVPNTSNRNRAINRRVEFFYQPPSDKW, from the coding sequence GTGCCCCCTAAAAAAGAAAAGATCATATATATTGAAGCGAAAGCTCCTACTGAGCCTCCTCCGGAGGAGGGGTTGCCGCCATGGATGGCCACCTTTGCGGATATGGTTACCCTGCTGCTGTGTTTCTTTGTCCTACTGCTTTCCTTTGCGAATCAGGATGTCGCTAACTTTGAGACCTTGAAAGGGTCCATGCGCGATGCTTTTGGTATGCAGACTCAGGACAAGTCCGGAAAGCAAATGGCTTTTTCCAAAAGTCCCCATTCTGCTTCATCCGATAAAGCTAAAGCTAAGAAAAAGATGGAGGCCCTTGAGGTTGATATCAGGGCTTTTATTTCTGCGGGTAAATTACAGAAGTTAATGTCAGTCAATACTGACCAGCAGGGTGTTCTGGTTAGGGTTCCCACCCGGGCTATATTCATGCCTGGAACGGCTCAGATTAATCCCAAGGCATTAAAAATGCTGGATAAGGTGGCCAGCATTATGAAGAAAAAGGATTTTAATATGGTGGTGCGCGGGCATACTGATGACCGGGCCACCAAGAACAATATTTACAGTTCCAACTGGGAACTTTCTGCTGCCCGGGCCGCTTCCTGTTTACGTTATATTCTCAAGCGATCAGGGGTTTCATCCAAAAGGGTCAAGGCTGTGGGGTACGCTGGAACAAAGCCGCTGGTTCCCAATACTTCAAATCGGAACAGGGCCATTAATCGCAGGGTGGAATTTTTCTACCAGCCGCCTTCGGACAAGTGGTAA
- a CDS encoding response regulator, producing MSHSVLVLDDDVHVRESLAISLEDEEFDVYEAGSSEEALSFLEKQKVDLVVVDLRLPGMNGTDFINEARQKWSELKFIIYTGSPEFSIPVDLAEVTCVSNSIFLKPLPSCEVMVSEIRRMLN from the coding sequence ATGTCACATTCAGTACTTGTTCTCGACGATGACGTACATGTCAGGGAAAGTCTTGCGATCAGTCTTGAAGATGAGGAGTTTGATGTCTACGAAGCTGGCAGTTCGGAAGAGGCCTTAAGTTTTCTTGAAAAGCAGAAAGTGGATCTGGTTGTTGTTGATTTGCGGCTTCCCGGTATGAATGGTACTGATTTTATTAATGAGGCCCGGCAGAAATGGTCGGAACTGAAATTTATCATCTACACGGGGTCTCCAGAGTTCAGTATTCCGGTGGATCTGGCTGAAGTTACTTGTGTGTCAAATTCTATTTTTCTTAAACCGTTACCCTCCTGTGAGGTCATGGTCAGCGAAATCAGGCGAATGCTGAATTAG
- a CDS encoding PAS domain S-box protein — MREIRHAGRNMLLTFGLISALLWLADSVFEFLWFNEEALSFSALLLPFGNLHEIYMRVMLVSSLLVSGAVVSYLYDRAVRSEDQARASEEKLKTIFNSIGDAVIATDANGLVTRMNPVAEQLTGWSVADGIGCPLSEVFKIINAVTSHPCANPVDKVLESKGVVGLANHTSLISRSGEEFQIADSAAPVFDDLGEISGTVLVFRDVSEDYRQREELRRLRNYLSNIIDSMPSVLVGVDAEGHVTQWNMTAEKVTGVSADDAQGKSLVSVFPRMASEMDKIKESLRTRQPRSEERKIRQGENGICYENLTIYPLIANGVEGAVIQIDDVTERCNLEQMMIQTEKMMSVGGLAAGMAHEINNPLAAIAGNSQNILNRIYKDLEKNRKTASECNVDLGNLREYLSRRDVPKMLNGISESCNRAATIVSNMLRFSRKSERKFGECNLAELMNNTIELAANDYDIKKEYDFRKIEIIKEYNPDISGVICEENEIQQVFLNLLKNGAQAMMEKEYFEDGPRFVLRLKKEEKMVIIEIEDNGPGMTEDVRKRVFEPFYSTKSVGQGTGLGLSVSYFIITDQHNGLMEVNSVPGSWTRFGIKIPISGQEA; from the coding sequence ATGAGGGAAATTAGACATGCAGGCAGGAATATGCTGCTTACCTTCGGGCTTATATCGGCTTTGCTGTGGCTTGCTGACTCTGTTTTTGAATTTCTGTGGTTTAACGAGGAAGCTCTTTCATTCAGTGCTCTTTTGTTGCCGTTTGGGAATCTTCATGAAATTTATATGCGTGTTATGCTGGTTAGTTCTTTGCTCGTGAGCGGAGCGGTGGTTTCTTACCTTTATGACAGGGCTGTCAGGTCGGAAGACCAGGCACGTGCGAGCGAGGAAAAGCTTAAAACCATATTTAACTCGATCGGGGATGCAGTTATCGCAACTGATGCAAATGGACTTGTAACCCGCATGAATCCGGTTGCCGAGCAATTGACAGGCTGGAGTGTTGCTGATGGCATTGGCTGCCCGCTCTCGGAAGTTTTTAAGATAATTAATGCGGTTACCAGTCATCCATGTGCAAATCCGGTTGATAAAGTTTTGGAGTCAAAGGGTGTTGTTGGGCTTGCAAACCATACCTCACTTATTTCCCGGTCCGGGGAGGAATTTCAGATTGCTGATTCAGCAGCTCCGGTGTTTGATGATCTGGGTGAGATATCAGGAACAGTCCTCGTCTTTCGGGATGTTTCCGAAGATTATCGTCAGCGTGAAGAACTGCGCAGGCTGCGTAATTACCTATCTAATATAATTGATTCCATGCCTTCTGTTCTTGTGGGTGTAGATGCCGAAGGACATGTCACCCAGTGGAATATGACTGCGGAGAAGGTGACCGGAGTTTCAGCTGATGATGCTCAGGGAAAATCTCTGGTGTCTGTCTTCCCGCGTATGGCTTCTGAAATGGATAAGATAAAGGAAAGTCTCCGCACGCGGCAGCCCCGTAGTGAAGAGCGTAAGATTCGCCAGGGCGAAAATGGCATCTGTTATGAGAACTTGACCATATATCCGCTTATTGCCAACGGGGTGGAAGGGGCGGTTATTCAAATTGACGATGTTACCGAACGGTGCAATCTGGAGCAGATGATGATCCAGACCGAAAAAATGATGTCCGTGGGCGGGTTGGCCGCTGGCATGGCCCATGAGATAAATAACCCGCTGGCCGCCATTGCCGGGAATTCTCAGAACATACTTAACCGCATATACAAGGATTTGGAAAAGAATCGAAAAACAGCCAGTGAATGTAATGTAGATCTGGGTAATTTACGGGAATATCTTTCCAGAAGGGATGTTCCGAAAATGCTTAATGGGATTTCCGAATCCTGCAACCGGGCTGCCACAATTGTGAGTAATATGCTCCGCTTTAGTCGTAAAAGTGAACGCAAATTCGGCGAGTGCAACCTTGCGGAATTGATGAATAACACTATAGAGCTTGCAGCCAACGATTACGATATAAAAAAGGAATATGATTTCAGGAAGATTGAAATTATCAAAGAGTACAATCCTGATATTTCCGGGGTGATCTGCGAGGAAAATGAGATCCAGCAGGTTTTCCTCAATCTGCTTAAAAACGGGGCTCAGGCCATGATGGAAAAGGAATATTTTGAAGATGGCCCTCGTTTTGTTCTAAGATTAAAAAAAGAAGAAAAGATGGTCATTATTGAAATTGAAGACAATGGTCCCGGCATGACCGAGGATGTCCGTAAAAGGGTTTTTGAGCCCTTTTATTCCACCAAGAGTGTGGGGCAGGGGACCGGGTTGGGGCTATCTGTTTCGTATTTCATCATAACCGACCAGCATAATGGTCTTATGGAAGTTAATTCCGTTCCGGGCAGTTGGACCCGGTTTGGAATAAAGATACCCATTTCAGGACAGGAGGCATAA
- the ald gene encoding alanine dehydrogenase, with the protein MLIGIPKEIKTMENRVSMTPGAVETLVRRGHAVVVEKGAGLGSGLSDEEYVSAGAKIGSVDDAWAAEMVVKVKEPIASEYQYLRKDLLLFTYLHLAADEALTKVLLESGTIGVAYETVQLPDGSLPLLTPMSEVAGRMAAQEGALHLEKTKGGRGILVGGVPGVAPAKVMVIGGGVVGTNAAKIAAGMGAKVTIFDVNHARLQYLDDIFNGRVNTITSTEPNIRAAVAEADLIIGAVLIPGAKAPNLVTRGMLSTMKEGAVIVDVAVDQGGCVETIKPTTHTDPTYVVDGVVHYGVANMPGAVPRTSTFALVNQTLPYALQLADKGLDALRENHSLQLGLNTMNGKLTYAAVGEAFGIEAVTPDEALA; encoded by the coding sequence ATGCTTATTGGTATCCCTAAAGAAATTAAAACCATGGAGAACAGGGTCTCAATGACCCCCGGCGCGGTTGAAACTCTCGTCCGTCGCGGCCATGCCGTTGTGGTTGAAAAAGGAGCCGGACTCGGTTCCGGGCTTTCCGATGAGGAATATGTGTCCGCCGGTGCCAAGATTGGGTCCGTGGACGATGCCTGGGCCGCAGAAATGGTTGTTAAGGTTAAAGAGCCTATTGCCTCCGAGTATCAATATCTTCGTAAAGACCTCCTGCTATTTACCTATCTGCACCTTGCTGCGGACGAGGCGTTGACCAAGGTTTTGCTTGAATCCGGGACCATCGGTGTTGCCTATGAAACCGTTCAGCTTCCTGACGGCTCCCTGCCCCTGCTTACTCCCATGAGTGAAGTTGCCGGACGTATGGCCGCACAGGAAGGTGCGTTGCACCTTGAGAAGACTAAGGGCGGACGCGGCATTCTTGTGGGCGGTGTCCCCGGTGTCGCACCAGCTAAGGTCATGGTCATCGGCGGCGGCGTTGTTGGTACCAACGCGGCCAAGATTGCCGCAGGTATGGGCGCGAAGGTTACTATTTTCGATGTTAACCACGCCCGTCTCCAATATCTTGATGATATATTTAATGGTCGTGTGAACACCATTACTTCTACTGAACCTAATATCCGCGCAGCAGTTGCCGAGGCCGACCTGATTATTGGTGCGGTGCTTATTCCCGGTGCCAAGGCTCCAAATCTGGTCACCCGCGGCATGCTTTCCACTATGAAGGAAGGTGCTGTAATTGTCGATGTTGCTGTTGATCAGGGCGGCTGTGTTGAGACCATCAAGCCCACCACCCACACCGATCCTACCTATGTTGTGGATGGGGTTGTTCATTATGGTGTTGCAAACATGCCCGGAGCGGTTCCCCGTACTTCTACTTTTGCCCTTGTGAACCAGACTCTGCCTTACGCCCTCCAGCTTGCTGATAAAGGTCTTGACGCTCTGCGTGAAAATCACTCCCTCCAGCTCGGCCTGAACACCATGAATGGCAAACTGACCTATGCGGCTGTGGGTGAGGCTTTCGGTATTGAAGCAGTCACTCCTGATGAAGCTCTTGCTTAG